One Luteibacter aegosomaticola genomic window carries:
- a CDS encoding substrate-binding domain-containing protein — MKFIAGAVLMSLASAAAAQSVNLTGGGATLPQLAYTADNTAALTTPLPGSMIGAYSDISGNTTTYCPTGSGTGKKILAGNDPANNVNNACLGTPAGFGGTGLTQPAFVGSDSPLASSDMTAYFAGHTALGAQPVQFPSIAGAIAVSFNKAGVSQLNLTETQVCQVFSGQIKTWQALRASGANTGIPSSTTGNITVVYRSDGSGTSFNFSNHLSAVCGAAAGGLNVPGAGSFQTNQDFSQAIASYLPSGYAATATASGNTGVVTKVGSVDGAIGYAEVANVVVSSPALYASIENKNATGTFIDPSSFGPSNVAVSLQFDKAIGGNDANGRPQLVALSGLPKSQCIAVVDPSAYASPAAGYPIMAVTYLLGNATGNGSLTAGVRGVLGSPYSTDVRNATGTVGFAGTGFAWLDSGVTQSAVDSCVN, encoded by the coding sequence ATGAAGTTCATCGCGGGCGCTGTGCTGATGTCGCTCGCTTCCGCTGCTGCCGCTCAGAGTGTCAACCTGACCGGTGGTGGTGCCACGCTGCCGCAGCTCGCTTACACCGCCGATAACACGGCTGCGCTGACCACGCCGCTGCCGGGCTCCATGATCGGTGCGTACAGCGACATCTCCGGCAACACCACGACCTACTGCCCGACCGGCAGCGGCACCGGCAAGAAGATCCTTGCTGGTAACGATCCGGCCAACAACGTTAACAACGCCTGCCTCGGCACCCCGGCCGGCTTTGGCGGCACGGGCCTGACCCAGCCGGCCTTCGTCGGCTCTGACTCGCCGCTGGCGTCGTCGGACATGACGGCTTACTTCGCTGGCCACACGGCCCTTGGCGCGCAGCCGGTGCAGTTCCCGAGCATCGCCGGTGCGATCGCCGTTTCGTTCAACAAGGCCGGCGTGAGCCAGCTGAACCTGACCGAGACCCAGGTTTGCCAGGTGTTCTCTGGCCAGATCAAGACCTGGCAGGCGCTGCGTGCGTCGGGTGCGAACACGGGCATCCCGAGCAGCACGACCGGCAATATCACCGTCGTCTATCGTTCGGACGGCAGCGGCACGTCGTTCAACTTCTCGAACCACCTCTCGGCGGTTTGCGGCGCCGCTGCCGGCGGCCTGAACGTCCCGGGCGCGGGCTCGTTCCAGACGAACCAGGACTTCTCGCAGGCCATTGCCAGCTACCTCCCGTCGGGTTACGCCGCGACCGCCACTGCCTCGGGTAACACCGGTGTGGTCACGAAGGTGGGCAGCGTCGACGGTGCGATCGGCTACGCCGAAGTCGCCAACGTCGTGGTCTCGTCGCCGGCGCTGTATGCCAGCATCGAGAACAAGAACGCCACGGGTACCTTCATCGACCCGTCGAGCTTCGGTCCGTCCAACGTCGCTGTGAGCCTCCAGTTCGACAAGGCCATCGGCGGCAACGACGCCAATGGTCGTCCGCAGCTCGTTGCTCTCAGCGGCCTGCCGAAGAGCCAGTGCATTGCCGTCGTCGATCCGTCGGCCTATGCCTCGCCGGCTGCCGGCTATCCGATCATGGCGGTGACCTACCTGCTCGGCAACGCCACGGGTAACGGTTCCCTCACGGCCGGCGTTCGCGGCGTGCTGGGTTCGCCGTACAGCACGGATGTGCGCAACGCCACCGGCACGGTCGGCTTTGCCGGTACCGGCTTCGCCTGGCTCGACTCCGGCGTGACCCAGTCGGCCGTCGATAGCTGCGTCAACTAA